The Longimicrobium sp. genomic interval TCGTCGCGCCGAAACCCGAAGTGTACCCCCTCTCCCACGCTGTTTGTGGGAGAGGGTGGACGAGCCTAAGCGAGGACGGGTGAGGGCCCCACGGCAGCCGAGGCCTCGGCTACGGTGACCGCTGCCGCGCCCAGGCTTGTACGTGCGCCAGGCTAGATCCTTCGGCCTGCCAGGTATGGCGTCAGGGCGAGTCCGGTGTGGCTTGGCCTCAGGATGACAGGCTGCCGGAGCCGCCCGGGACCGGCCCCCACATCACGTGGCGGACCCGGAAGGCCAGCATCACCGCCACCACCGCCAGCGACACCACCAGCCCCGCCCAGATCCCCCGCGGTCCCATGCTCGTGTGGAACCCCAGCAGGTACGCCACCGGCGCCCCGATCACCCAGTACCCCAGGATGGTGATCCAAAGCGGCACCCGCGTGTCCGACGCGCCGCGCAGGGCGCAGAGGCCGGCCACCTGCGCGCCGTCGAACACCTGGAAGAGCGCCGCCATCGTCAGCAGCCCCACGCCGATGCTCACGATCTCCGGATCGGTCGTGAACAGCCCCAGCAGCAAGCGCGGCGCGCCCAGGAACAGCAGCACGCACACCATCATGAAGGCCGTGACCACGGCGTAGGTCGTCAACGTGCTGCGCTGCACGCCCCGGCGGCTGCCCGCGCCCACGTGCTGGCCCACCCGGATGGAGCCCGCCAGGCTGGTGCCCATGGCGACCATGAAGGTGGCCGACGCGATGTTGATGGTCACCTGGTGCGCCGCCTGGGCCGTGGGGCTCAGCCACCCCATCATCACCACCGCGAATGCGAAGACGCCCACCTCGGCCGTCAGCTGCCCGCCGATCGGCAGGCCGATGCCCGTCATCCGCCGCAGCTGGGCGGCCTCCGGCGCCAGGCGGACGCCGGAGAACGGGGCCAGGTCGCGGCGGCGCATCACGTACCCCGCCATCGCCACGAACATCGCCCAGCGCACGATGGTCGTCGCCCACCCCGAGCCCACCAGCCCGTACGCCGGAATCCGGACGTCGCCGAACAAGGGAATGGAAAGTTGGACGCCGTACACCAGCACCAGGTTGCCCGCCACGTTCAGCGCCACGCCCAGAAAGGTCATGGTCATCGCCGGCCGCGTGAAGCCCATGCCGTCCAGGTACTGGCGAAAGGCCATGAACAGCAGCATGGGCGGCACCCCCCAGGCGAGCGCGGCCAGGTAGCCGCCGGCCATCCGCGCCACTTCCGGCGGCTGGTCCAGCGCCCGCGCGACCGGCTGGCCGAAGAGGCAGAAGAGCGTCATGGGCAGCGACAGCAGCGCGGCCAGCCACAGCCCCTGCACCAGCAGGCGGCGGCACTCCGCCCGGTCGCCGGCCCCGTAGGCCTGGCT includes:
- a CDS encoding MATE family efflux transporter, which codes for MPVGVAPAPVAPRRAPRPGGRRRTLLYLHELRALLRIAGPIIVSQLGAIAMNTTDTIMVGPLGAGPLAAAGLGNALFMAVMIMCTGTLMGMSPLVSQAYGAGDRAECRRLLVQGLWLAALLSLPMTLFCLFGQPVARALDQPPEVARMAGGYLAALAWGVPPMLLFMAFRQYLDGMGFTRPAMTMTFLGVALNVAGNLVLVYGVQLSIPLFGDVRIPAYGLVGSGWATTIVRWAMFVAMAGYVMRRRDLAPFSGVRLAPEAAQLRRMTGIGLPIGGQLTAEVGVFAFAVVMMGWLSPTAQAAHQVTINIASATFMVAMGTSLAGSIRVGQHVGAGSRRGVQRSTLTTYAVVTAFMMVCVLLFLGAPRLLLGLFTTDPEIVSIGVGLLTMAALFQVFDGAQVAGLCALRGASDTRVPLWITILGYWVIGAPVAYLLGFHTSMGPRGIWAGLVVSLAVVAVMLAFRVRHVMWGPVPGGSGSLSS